The Bacillus spongiae genome segment TTGTTCTGTATGCTTTAAGTATATTGTTATATTTTATTGACTTTCTTCACAAAAACCAGAAGGCGAATCAATTTGCCTTCTGGATTCTTTCGATTGTTTGGGTGCTTCAAACAATCTTTTTATTTCTTTATATGTTTCGAACAGGACGATTTCCTGTCCTAACTATTTTTGAAGGGTTATATTTTTATGCATGGGTTTTGTTAACTCTTTCTCTTAGTATTAATCGTCTATTACGTACCGATTTTACTGTGTTTTTTACAAATGTTTTAGGATTTAGTATCATTGCGATTCATACATTCGCTCCTGTACAAATGGAATCTGAAGCATTAGCGGAACAATTGGTTTCAGAGCTACTATTTATACATATTACCATGGCGATTCTCTCGTATGCAGCGTTTACTCTTTCCTTTGTCTTTTCTTTATTATTTTTGCTTCAGCATAAATTATTAAAAGAGAAGAAGTGGGGGCACAGGTTATGGCGATTAGGGAATTTATCTCAGTTAGAGAAAATGAGTTATGTATTGAATGCGATAGGGGTGCCTATGCTGTTATTAAGCTTAATTCTAGGTGTTCAATGGGCTTATATTAAGCTTCCGAATGTGATATGGTATGACCCGAAAATTATTAGTTCATTTATTTTATTAGTGGTATACAGTGTTTTCTTATTTTTGCGTGTGCGAAAGGGTATGTACGGAAAATCTTTAGCAATTTTAAATACAGCCGCTTTTTTAATTGTATTAATTAATTTCTTTTTAGTAAGTCGATTATCGACATTTCATTTTTGGTACTAATGAAGGAGGACGTCATGAGAAAAATTGTAGTAGGCTCCCGTAGAAGTAAACTAGCATTAACCCAAACCAAATGGGTAATTGAACAACTGAAGAATCTAGGTGGTCCATTTGAATTTGAGATTAAAGAAATTGTTACAAAAGGGGACCGTATATTAGATGTCACCCTCTCAAAAGTGGGAGGGAAAGGCTTATTTGTTAAAGAAATTGAACAAGCCATGATTGACAAGGATATTGATATGGCTGTTCACAGCATGAAAGATATGCCTGCTGAATTGCCAACGGGGTTGACAATTGGATGTATACCACCTCGAGAAGATCATCGGGATGCCATCATCTCTAAAAATCATGTAGCACTAAGCGATTTGCCAAAAGGGGCTGTTATTGGAACAAGTTCCCTTCGCCGAGGCGCTCAATTACTAGCATTTCGACCTGATTTAGAGATTAAATGGATTCGAGGAAATATCGATACGAGAATAGCGAAATTAGAGACAGGTGAATATGATGCTATTATTTTAGCAGCTGCTGGATTGTCTCGAATGGGCTGGACGTCCGAAGTTGTTACAGAATTCCTTTCTACTGATATTTG includes the following:
- the hemC gene encoding hydroxymethylbilane synthase, with protein sequence MRKIVVGSRRSKLALTQTKWVIEQLKNLGGPFEFEIKEIVTKGDRILDVTLSKVGGKGLFVKEIEQAMIDKDIDMAVHSMKDMPAELPTGLTIGCIPPREDHRDAIISKNHVALSDLPKGAVIGTSSLRRGAQLLAFRPDLEIKWIRGNIDTRIAKLETGEYDAIILAAAGLSRMGWTSEVVTEFLSTDICLPAVGQGALAIECREDDTELLSLFDQFTSENAKLSVEAERAFLRKMEGGCQVPIAGFATILEDETLSFTGLVASPDGKKIYKEIQTGKDPVALGEQVAAVLSEQGAKQLIEQVKEELDQS
- a CDS encoding cytochrome C assembly family protein, with the translated sequence MFEYMMTRLHELMVVLYALSILLYFIDFLHKNQKANQFAFWILSIVWVLQTIFLFLYMFRTGRFPVLTIFEGLYFYAWVLLTLSLSINRLLRTDFTVFFTNVLGFSIIAIHTFAPVQMESEALAEQLVSELLFIHITMAILSYAAFTLSFVFSLLFLLQHKLLKEKKWGHRLWRLGNLSQLEKMSYVLNAIGVPMLLLSLILGVQWAYIKLPNVIWYDPKIISSFILLVVYSVFLFLRVRKGMYGKSLAILNTAAFLIVLINFFLVSRLSTFHFWY